The Arachis hypogaea cultivar Tifrunner chromosome 14, arahy.Tifrunner.gnm2.J5K5, whole genome shotgun sequence DNA window TGGTGAGCTGAAGACGCCGGAGGTGGAGTGACGCGGGgggtggccacctgcaaggacactccgacgagCAAGTCAGTGTCCGTACGAGGTGATAGCCAAATTAGGTAAGGTGTtacgtaccttggggggagaactgacctctccccttatatactgtgcTGGGTGGGCCCATAAATGACCTAGCCCACTGGCCAAGAAGCTTCCGTGAGCTGTCCTAGTCCACGTGGGGGGAGTAGGTCGTTCCGGACTTCGGGTCGGAGTTTCGGGTGCTGCCCTGAGGATGCCGACCCGACCGGTTTGCTGGACGCGGTGACTTGAGCCGTGTAGTGGCAAGTCGTGCGTACTTCGGGCCGGGCGCGGGGGTCCGACCGGTCGGGTTTTCTTATCATGGAGGGTGGTTCGGGCTTGGATCGGAGCGGTGTTCCCGACCCGCCGGGTAATTGGGTTGGACCGTGTGAGTCCGTAATagtgcccccaacgcgccagTCTTGAGGTTTGAAGCTCGTGGCTGGGCGCGTTTGACTTACTCGCCGAGTCGAGACGTATCCCTCTTCTCGGGAGCTCGCTGATGTCGTTCGTGTTCCCCACGCGTGGTCATCTCGCTTTTCCCTGGATGCTGCCTCCTTGGCTTCTGCGCTGGGAATTAAATGCCCATCATTTCATGATTTGAAATTCGCATGAATTGACGAATGTGCCCCTACCTTTTGGCGCTCCTCCTCGACGGTTACGCCTTTTGCCCTCTTTTTATTTTACAACTCCCTCATAactccattcttcttttctttttcctctatTTTCTCATACTGCTGCTGCTTCTATTCTCTTCCCTGCTTTTGCTGCTGCTTCGATCCTTTGGATTCTTCCTTCAACTTTTACAAATTCTACATTTTCCTGGTACGTTgttacagtttttttttttttttgctttctggTTTCCCTTGGTGTTTTCGTGCGTTTTTTGTGCATGCATGggtttcttttgctttttgctgTTTCTTCCTTTAGAGGGGGCGCCACTGggtttttctgggtttagctTAAGTTCTGGGTTAGCGTAGGGGTGTCCAGGAGGTGGTTTTAGTTGCAGCTTGTTTTTACTGCTTTAAGGGTTTCCGACCTCCCGTTCTGACTAAGTGGTGCCCCCGCTGTAGGTATGGTTGAGCGCCCCGTACTTCCGAACCTAGCTCAGCGGCCGCTAGCCGATTTCGTTGATCATTATGCCTGGGTTACTTCTGATGTGAAAGACACCCTCTCCAAGGTCACCCGGGAGAGCCTCTAGGATCTGCGCCAGGCTGGGCTCTTGTGTGGAGGTGGCCCCGAGGAAGCATTGTACCAAGTTTATGTTCCTGCTGATCGGGAGcgtgcttgccaaaagaacttgGCAGCTCCGCGAGTTGTTGACTGGTTGTGGGTTTATAAACCCATGTTCACAACCTTGGGAGTTCGTTTACCTTTTTCTCCCTTTGTCATGAGTTTGCTAAACCGTTGTGATGTTGCTCTGTCGCAACTGCACTCGAACAGCTGGGCTGCCATCCGATGCTTCGAGATGGCTTGTGAGTATCTGGAGCTCCCGATCTCTGTGAACGTTTTTCTCTACATTTTCCTTCTTACGAACCCTTCTCGGCAGGGGAAGACGAAAAAGGGGTATATGTCCTTCAGGGCTCAACAAGGTCGCAGGATCTTTGGCATTTTTGAGGactcctttcatgattttaagtcAACTTTTTTCAAGGGCAGACCAATTGAGGGTCATCAGCCGAGGGGGAAAGGCGGATCCCGACTTATTGGAGCTTTGGGGCGGGATCCAATTACttaataaaaatatcctatgattgGTTGAGCTCGGAAGAGCGTAACATCGCCGACATCCTGTTGGCCATTTTTAGCGAGAAAAATCTTAATCCTCATATGGTTATGGGGATCGGGAGACCGGTCGGTCGTATGTTGGTgagttctttgtttttcttgcatttttgttTAGTGTTTTACTTTTCTATTGCTCACACCTTTGCTTTTTGCTTGCAGTTTCCATGGCTGGCGGAAAGACTACCCTGGCTGAGTTGATGAACCTCATTCAAGAGGGTGATGAGGGTGGTGAGGACTCCTCGGCGACTCCTTCGTCTAGTCATGGCCAGGAGGATGCCGGGGAAGGTAGTGGTCGGGTTGACGGGGCTGACCAAGGTCAGGCGGAGACGACCGAGGTCCCTCCTGAAAATGCCCCGGGGAATCCAAGTGTGGAGGAGGAGGTTCCTTTTGAGGAGAAGGATCTGGGGTATTGTGATGACGACCTGAAGGTTGTCGGCAACCCGAAGAAGAGGAAGCGGGACTCGGGGAAGGCTCTTTCCGTCATGGAAAAGAACTTCGATGCTGGGAGTTTTATCGAGTCCCAATTGCTTCTTGGCATTGAAGAGTTTTTTCGGGATGCCGACCTCTCCGGCCAGGCGAGATGGATCTATCGCAACCTTCTCCGAGCTGCTACTATTGCCAAGAAGGTGGAACCTGTCTTGGGAAATATTCACATTTTGGAAGGGAAACTTCGGAACTCCCAGAAGGATCTGACGGATTCAAGATCTTGGGAGGAGTCTCTGAAAACGAAATTGACTGAGCTGGGGAAGAAGACTGAGGAGGATGCCAAGGAGATTAACAGGTTGGTGGAGCGGGACCTCACCTTGATGAAAGATTTGAATACTTCTCGTGCTGAGACTGCCGCTGCTGAGAAGAAGGTCAAGGATTTGGAGGAAAAGCTGAAGTTGGCGGAGAGCTCGGCAATGACTTCTCGTCAGGAGATAGCCACcttgaagaagaaaaacaaggagattGCAAAGGGGGCCTGGGAGGCCGTGAAGCTGACTGAGGAGGGGATTATGCTTCAGGTGGCTGTGCTGGCTCCCGACCTCGATCTTTCTCAGGTTTGAGCTCTCAAGACGGTTGAGAACGGGAAGATCATTGATATCCTCAAGCCTTGAGATGGATACCTCTTTCAGCTTTTGTATTCCTTGCCTTGCTTCTTGTATTTTATTGCTTTTACCTTTGGGCCTGTTTGAGGCGCCTTTTGATTGTAATGAATACTTTGGTACTTTATTTTGACTAGGCCGTTTGTATTTGTTAGTTTGCTTGCTCGGGCCGTTGTGGCTTTACTTTCTTTATTGTTTTGCTTATCCGAGCCGTCGTGGCCTTCTTTGATTTTTGGTTTACCGTTTTATGGTATTTGCCGTTTTTGTTGCCTGTTGCTTTTtaagttgtgctttagctttggGTCCCTTAGGTTCCCAGGGTGATTAGTCCCGAGTTTCTGTTAGGTCGACCACTCGTTGTTTTTGTCGTATTGTCGTATATCTTGCAAAATACAAAGTTATTGTATATGCATACGTAAAACTTAAAACGAAGGAAATGAcgtaatacataattaaaaggaGTAGAAGTAAGGAAGAAAGAGAGAAATATGGCAGGAAAATTAAAGTGGAGGTGGCGGGGTCGTCAGGTCGTGAGGTCGCTTTTTCCTATGAGTAAAACCTTTTTCGGTTTGCCATGTTCCATGTCCTTAGTACCTCGCTTCCATCCAACCTCTCTAGCTTATATGCGCCCTTGCCGATGACTTCTCTTACtctgtaaggtcctttccagtttgcggCCAACTTGCCTTCTCCCGGGGTTGGCGATCCTATGTTGTTGCGTCGTATGACCAGGTCGCCTTCCCCAAGACTTCTTTTTAGTATTTTGCCGTTGTACCTTAGGGCTATCCTTTGCTTGATTGTTGTCTCTGTCAGGTGTGCCATCTGTCTTGTTTCGTCAACTAGGTCTTTCTCGGCTGCCTCGCTTCCTCCTCCGAGAAGTAATCTTGGACTCGGCTCCCCTATTTCGACTGGGATGACTGCGTCGACCCCGTCTGTGAGTCAGAAGGGGATTTTGCCGGTGGATGATTGGGGGGAAGTTCTGTAAGACCATAAGACTGAGGCTAACTCGTCTGCCCATGAGCCCTTCTTCCCTTCAAGTTGTTTCTTTAGCCCTTTCaagatgactttgttggctgcttctacTTGGTCGTTGCTTTGGAGGTGCTCGACTGAGGAGAAcctttgcttgattcctagtcCTGAGAAGAATTCATtgaacttcttgtcggtgaaTTGTGTCCCATTATCCGATATGACGGTTTCTGGAATAATGAGTTtacattattataaatatttggaTGAGTTATTttttcatttgtattttaaagttttacatttttaaattgcAAGTTTtgagattttttcttttttatttaataaaataataaaaatagttgaattattatcaaattattttgtcatttgtattttaaagttttacatttttaaattgcaagttttttatagtaaaattttttatttaaatgagtttatcaaattattgttgattatatatttacaaatttaatattttaaatttcactaaataatataataattattttaaaatttaaatcttttaaattttttaaaattttaaatttaaaaatttattataactaaaaaaattatttgaaaattaatttaaaaaattagcgaTCTTTCAAACacgaatttgactattaatctattataataatatatgagaTTAAAATTTATTAGGGAAGCGAAGACCACTACTTAGCCCCTTAAATCCGTGCCTGTATAGACCTCGAATAATTTTTATAATGCCTTAGAaatgaaagttaattttaataaatctaGAGCCATATATTCATCTAATATTTTCAGCAGCACAACGAAATGTTTACAAGCCTTTCTTCTATTAGGGCTAAATTGCAACagattctcttaatttttttcttattcaccCTGATGCTAACAAAATTGTAAACACTAGGGCTAAATCTGAGACTGAAAATAGCTGTGATAAGGAAACTTAGCTTTAACCTCGAGAAACTTGATTACACCTGACCACCTATTGAAATGTGATTTAACTTAGCtctttgtttctttatttctcatcacaaaaaaaaatgatgTAATATATCTCTTTCAATTTTACTAATTTCATGTCTTAGAAAATCTTAGCGTGCACAACAATACGAAGTAATTGGTGCTGAAAGTTTTACTAAGGTTCAGTTtggataaacaacttaattaagttatttttaaagaaatagtttaaataataaatgtttatattaaaaatagcttataaataaattatttttgtgtttgattttttaattctaaaagtacttattttaagaaaaaaatgataaaaaaaattttattatgaaaaaaagttattttttttaacttctccttaagcaccaaaatagctttttaaaaaattacaattttgttttaaaaattataccagaCATTTTTTTGGTTTCTCACGGTATCTCCCAACCCGACAgatcaaggactaatccgtcgcggatctgagctccatttaaaggtCTGCCGCtagccaatgagttgctgcatgcacaagacgGGATTCGAACCCTCtacattttttcataaattaaaaattaaaaaaaagtcacTTATGAACCTATCCAAACAGGCCATCAACCATGATCCATTAAGGAATTATTTTATTGAATGATTAACGGTTACACTCTCTTGGTTCCTGTTTGGAAACTTAATTAGTGGAATGCAACCAAAATTAATTCCTTTGACCAAACATAATTAGGTGGATTACCATGTATATTTGGTTTTTCAGTTGATTATTAAGGAGTTAAAATTAATTACATCACAATAAAAATGTTCAATTTTCTTACCCAATTACTGATTATCGGTTGTAAAAATCAATTTTAGAACATATTACCGAACATAACTTAATTTACtttaaaatcaatccaaacatagtTAATCTTGATCCTATACGtccttaataaatttttattgaacaaattaatctctaaaacAATAATAGTTTAGTTGAAAAAGTAATTCTAAATTTTAGTACACAAGAGAccaatttatttttcattaaaaattaatttagctaatattataaaaaaagataCAACTAACTTGATGATTATTTGTGTTACAAGCTAATTTTTAGTCactgtattaaaaataaattaatccaagtccaaaataaaaaaaaataattattctctacatacaagtcatttttttatacaagtctatACATGTCATTTATATTAACGCGCGCATGTTCTTTTTCGTGTCgttactgcacgttcttcttctttgttAATTTATCTTTCGTTATCGTCGTTATCAataccacctcctcctccttgatcttcctcctttttttttatcggaatttcttttccttctttcttttatttcctccttctcctccatcattaGTTATCTCGttaaagataatgaataatttaagttcagattatcaattgaaccagaacgaaattgattattgttttgaattcaatcaagtggttgaggtgtggttcgattataattaattttttcgttagtagtttatgattctgtaggtaaATAATgtttcatcgttgatggtttaAATTGAATGTAACGTAAAAGttctgcattaaaaaaatatttttctttatttgcagcaaatttgagtgtaacacgaagatatttgggtgtaatacgaagatatttgagtgtattgtttaagaattttcggtgtatatatacttataagttctgcataattcaaaactcttattCTCCCTCgttctcatcttctgctgcttcttcttcttctttttcatcatcatcttcttttttttacttattcatcttttttttgttttattttctcaagtttctttttgttttactcttttaacaagaataaaaataaaaaaatcaaataaagaagaagaagaaacacataatgttgcaaaattacttggaagaggatgaacttacattcatttaactaaaagaaagaaagaaataagaaaaaaaaagaagaagaaaaaaatgcagcattagaagaaacatttttctgtatttacagCAAATTTGGGTATAACATGAAGATATTTGGATGTAACTCGAAGATAttcgagtgtattgtttaagaatttttggtgtatgtgtgctgataagttttgcataattcaaaattcttcctcttcctcctcctcatcttctgctgtgtcttcttcctttttttttatcatcatcaccatcttcttcttctttttttctttttttctttttattttaccttcccaagtttcttcttgttttattcttttaacaagaataaaaacaaaaaaaaatcaaataaagaaggagaagaaacacataatgctgcaaaattactttgAAGATGATGaatttacattcattcaactaaaagaaagaaggaaataaggaaaagaagaagaagaaaaagaaaaatgcagtATTAGAAGAAACATTTTTTTGTATTTGCTAACTCGAAGATATTCgagtgtattatttaagaatttttggtgtatgtgtgctgataagttctgcataattcaaaactcttcctctcctCATCcttatcttctgctgcttcttcttctttttttatcattatcatcatcttcttctttttttcttattcatctttttctttttattttaccttctcaagtttcttcttgttttactcttttaacaagaataaaaacaaaaaaaatcaaacaaagaagaagaaaaaacacataatgctgcaaaattactttgAAGAGGataaacttacattcattcaactaaaagaaagaaagaaataagaaaaaaaagaagaaaaaatacagcattagaggaaacacTTTTCTatatttgcaacaaatttgggtgtaactcGAAGATATTCGAgtgtattgtttaaaaatttttggtgCATGtatcataattcaaaactcttcttctttctcctccttatcttctgctgcttctttttcttcttatttcatattctcataattctttttaggagaaaaaaattaaataaagaaaaaaaaaatacataatgttacaaaatcaatagaaagaggaggatgaaaaaatgcagcaataataacagtaataaaaaaaagacgatgaagatgaaacatgagaaaaaaaaagaggaaaaatacaaaaaaaaaaaaagaagaagaagaaagaggaggaggaggaacgcgaaATACAAAGAAGAACAACGTAATTTCATACGCGTAATATATAAGTGACTTGTATAACTTGTATGGCAAAAAGATATAATAACAGTATTCATACAAAAAATAACGTAATCCTCTAAAAAAGTTAATCCTtttaaaaacaatattttttaataatatctcaaatcaatcttaaaaaaacTTTTAGTTGTACAATTTaattctcaaaaaattttaatcatCCAATCAATTTTTAATCTTATATTTATTAGACATTAATTTTTACATCAAAATTTagtacaaaattaaataaattaatttttattattatttagttaaaaaaatgataattttaataaattttaaaggttttatATCTGTTCCTCGATATAGATGAATAATCTGATACGGGgataagttttaaaaaatttgtcaaaaaataaaatgtccaactaaaaaaatttgatagagattgatttagattttagagttgagagtattattttttttattttattttgaagaaaaatagaaGTGTATGGAAAAATGGAATACGATGGTGTTGGGTGTGGAGTGTGGATTGTGGACTCTGTCTTCGCCTGTAACTCTTTGACAACATGGACGCAGACACCTATTTAGGAgaccctctcttcttcttttcttcttctctctctctctctctctctctctccagcaCCGGCTACACCTTCCCTGCTTCTACCTtcacattctctattttttttttttcttctgggTCTGCCCAAAATTTGGTACTTTCTATTCCCTTACTCTGAATGGGTGCACAAAACCGTTAAAGTTTCATTCTTTTTCACTCTGCAAGATCTTCTGCTCTTCTGGGCAACTCTATAGAGGGTTACTTTAAATTTATCCTTTTTCTTAATAAAATTCTCCTTCCAACAACAATTGTTGTGAAAAGTGTTCTTTTTTATCTACCTCTGTTTGTTGGGTACTGAACTAGAAGCCCCTCACTTATTTCTTTCCTTCCCGAAATGGTTGTGTGTATACTGTTGCTGGTTGGCGCTTGATCTTCAAATTTTTTCTAGGTTTCTGATGGTTACagaacatctctttttattttggGGGGATGGTGGTGAAGGGGTTGCTGAACTTGAATTGTTGATTAATGATTACTACTGAAATTTTGTTGAAGTGATAAGCACTTTCAATTTTGGTTCCCCTTTCATTTGTTGGATCTTGGGAATTGCTTTGATTTGGCTTGTTGAAACAGTTTGTTCctcttttgaaatttttgaaactgTTTTCCTGTAGGTAGTTCTGGATACACTTTTGATGCTTTGTTTTTTCAAACCTTGGAAATTGTCTCGTCTCTTTTTTTGTGGTGGTGGATGATTTTGTGCATGCCTTTTGCAATGTTGTTGTGAAATATGAAGAGGGGGATTTTCAGCTTTCATTAGTTTGCTTTAAGATTTTCTTCTTCTGGGGTTCTATGGATCTTACATTTCTAGCTACTTTGTCTTCCATCAGCATCAGCTTTGTGTTTTCACATATTTATTGGTGGGGGGTTTCTTTTGTTTGCAAAAGTTGTATATGGTCTTTAGTGTCTGAACATTTTGATATCATATTTTGAACTGTGTTCTTGGTTTtgtatttgtttttgaaaataataataatcataaaactTATACTGTCTGTTTTTCCAGGGGAGTGGAGCTTGATGTGATCACTGATATTGGGGAGGAAAACCTTATTGATTTTGCAAATGCTAAATATTGGTAGGTCCCGAAGTCAGCCAAGGGCAACCCGAGCTATGTCGTTGGGAGGTATGATTATGTCTGCCCAATTAGAGCACAGATTAGGGCATGCCATCTCTATATTTATATTGAATGAAGCTTGGATACTTAGAGCGTCATCAATTTTAAGTTTAAGAATTGAAAAGATCCTTTTCTAGGTATAGGGTAGGTGGGATGCATGTTTATACCATCATGTTTGTAATTGACAATGCATAAGTTGTCAATTGCGAAATTTCTGTAGTTTATTTCATGTTGCTTGGTTGtttactaaataatttctttttacTTATAATTGAAGTTTATATATATTCTTACttgtgtttgtttttcttttaggcATGGACTATGCGGATCCAAAAAGGAAGggcaattattttggaaaaattttGCTTGCTGCAGCATTAACAACATTATGCATTATCATGATCAAGAGATCTCCATCGTTGAATTCACCTAGTCCGGTAACCCTATAATGTGACATTTACGGTTTATGTTGATGAAGTTTTATTGGAATTCAATGTCATAGCTGCATAAATGCTTATTTGGCAGTCGACTTTTGCTAATGAAAAAAATACCTTAAAGTGAATATATTGTTCTTCTAACTTCCAGCATTGTTGATTCGGAtggataaattttaaaagaaaccaGAGGAATGAATAATAGAGGGTCATCCTTAAGAAGAAATTTGTAGAAGATAGACAAAGTTCTTTCCAGTTTTCTTTTGtcccttttttgttttttgttattgATTGTTCTTTTTGGTTTTAGTTTCGTGTTATATTTCTATCTAAATCTAAGTTATTCCGTCATCTTATTTGttcttctccttttcctttttctccaGTTTTCCATCCGTGAACCAGGGGTCATTCACGTTTTGGTGACAGGGGGTGCCGGCTATATCGGTTCACATGCCGCTCTGCGACTCCTGAAAGACAATTACCGTGTCACCATAGTGGTATGTGTCTtcaaaatattcaaatcttatcGGATAAGGTCAACCCGCTCACTATTGTTTGTGCATTGGACATAATGAATGTTCATCATTGCAGGATAACCTTTCACGTGGAAATTTGGGTGCTGTGAGGGTTCTTCAAAACTTATTTTCGGAACCTGGAAGGCTTCAATTTATATATGCTGACTTGGGAGATCCAAAATCTGTATCCTTACTATCTTTCCTTGTTACAAGGTTTCTTTTGGTGTTGCTTTTAATTCTGATTGAAGTACATGTTAGAGAATGCCAAAAAGATTGTATACTTAACTAGGAATCAGGTTGATAAAATATTCTCGGAGAATAAATTCGATGCTGTCATGCACTTTGCTGCTGTCGCGTATGTCGGAGAAAGCACAATGGATCCTCTTAAGTAAGTACTTGAAGCTTTTCTTTAGGGATGTGAATCACTACTAATAAGTTATTTTTATGAGATGTAGATGAGATGCTTTGatgtaaaattcatttttttctgttatacttttgtttatttaatgaaCTTACTTTTGTGTCAGGTATTATCATAATATTACATCAAATACTTTGTTGGTAGTGGAGAATATGGCCAAGTATGGTGTGAAGACATTGATATATTCTAGCACATGCGCCACATATGGGGAACCCGAAAAGATGCCCATTACAGAAGAAACAGAACAGGTTGGAATCTAAATGTGGTCTGATTTAAGGACTTTGGTCGACAAATCTTCGCTTTTTTTCTTTGGCTTCTTGTAATGTCTTTGATAGATATGGGTATTTTCCAATTTCAGCATCCGATTAATCCATATGGAAAAGCCAAGAAGATGGCAGAAGATATTATCAttgatttttccaaaaattcGAAGATGGCAGTAATGATTTTGAGGTTTGTCTTTTATATTACATTCCTGTTTTCCCATCATTATCAATGATTCTTAGTATATCTTGTTTTTGCTGAAACCATGCAAGGTGTGCATGGTTCAAATGTCATGCATATTAGGtagaaatttaataatttaggtTTTGCTTAGATGTTTATCGTTGATAACTTTCTTTTGCCATCTAGATACTTCAATGTGATTGGATCTGATCCCGAGGGCAGATTAGGTGAGGCTCCAAGACCTGAACTACGTGAGCATGGTCGTATTTCAGGTGCCTGCTTTGATGCAGCTCGTAGTATTACATCTGGCTTAAAGGTATGCCGCCGGCCATTGTCACTATTTAATCGTCTGAAACGGAATTGTAAATTATTTACTTAAGTCAGAAAAATATAAAATCCGTCCGTGTTAGGGGATTGATCATGGAACTAAACCTTTGATGCATAGTTCGGAGAATCGATAATTCATACTTAACATTCGATGCATAGCCAGTGATGCTTTCCAAAGTAATCTAACTCATGATGAGTTTACTATTTATTTGATGAACATAAGATTCCTGCAGTACCAGAGTAGTTGTGCTTGTCAAATTTTTCATCTTTACTGTCTCCGTTTCCAAATAATTGTCGCTTTCATCTTTCCTTTGTTCATTTTGTTTGCTGTGACTTTGCAGGTTAAAGGAACAGATTATAAAACACCAGATGGAACATGCATTCGGGATTATATTGACGTAACTGACTTGGTTGATGCTCATGTAAAAGCTCTTCAAAAGGCAGAACCTGGTAAAGTTGGGATCTACAATGTTGGCACCGGAAAGGGTAGGTTTTAGTTAGCACTTTGGATATGAACCACTCTGCATAAATTTTCTTGAGAAATCAAACTCGGTTTTCTTGGTTATCTCAAGATTCTCATGCTGggcggttttttttttctttttcaggtaGATCAGTCAAGGAGTTTGTGGATGCTTGCAAGAAGGCTACCGGGGTGGACATTAAGGTAGACTATCTTCCACGCCGGCCGGGTGACTATGCCGAGGTGTATAGCGATCCAACAAAGATCAGAGTCGAACTGAATTGGACTGCACAACACACTGACCTCGAGAAGAGTTTGCAGGTTGCATGGAAGTGGCAGAAATACCACCGTGACGGTTACGGGATCGCCTCTGCAATCTGAAGCATTCTAGAAAGCTTTTTAGCATAGCAAACCATATCAGCTGCCCCTTTGATTGCTCTCATACATGTATGTTAGGCTGATTTTTTGTTCATATAGAGAGGGTTGGTAGCTTCATTCATTATTATACTTACATGTAATTCAACCACACAATGATTCAATAATATAATGAATGCTCTGGCTAATGCAGCATTGACCAGAATTTACTTAAATTTGTAGATTTATTTCAAGTTGAAACACAAAAAGAAAAGTATGCTTGCATTATAGCTTtccataattaaaattaaaaatattaaacgaGATTATGATTTTCGTGTTAACGTAGACATTGAGAGGTCCTGATCACCGAAAAAGCAGCCAAACAATA harbors:
- the LOC112741537 gene encoding UDP-arabinose 4-epimerase 1 → MLNIGRSRSQPRATRAMSLGGMDYADPKRKGNYFGKILLAAALTTLCIIMIKRSPSLNSPSPFSIREPGVIHVLVTGGAGYIGSHAALRLLKDNYRVTIVDNLSRGNLGAVRVLQNLFSEPGRLQFIYADLGDPKSVDKIFSENKFDAVMHFAAVAYVGESTMDPLKYYHNITSNTLLVVENMAKYGVKTLIYSSTCATYGEPEKMPITEETEQHPINPYGKAKKMAEDIIIDFSKNSKMAVMILRYFNVIGSDPEGRLGEAPRPELREHGRISGACFDAARSITSGLKVKGTDYKTPDGTCIRDYIDVTDLVDAHVKALQKAEPGKVGIYNVGTGKGRSVKEFVDACKKATGVDIKVDYLPRRPGDYAEVYSDPTKIRVELNWTAQHTDLEKSLQVAWKWQKYHRDGYGIASAI